Genomic segment of Arachis stenosperma cultivar V10309 chromosome 4, arast.V10309.gnm1.PFL2, whole genome shotgun sequence:
GCTCACACCGGTTATAAAGAGTCGACTGGAGAAAGTTAGAAAAGAATCTAAGAATTGGAAGCCTATTTGGACAGGGGACAACGGATATGAAAAGTTTGAGGTGCATGGACACCCAACTAATCACGTGGTGGACTTAGGAAAAAGACTATGCACTTGCCAATTTTGGATGCTTACAGGTTATTTACATTGCTATAATAATTGTTTTTGTGCTATAGTAATAATCTGACTAATGGTATATGACTGAAACCCATGGTTGTTGTGGCTGTTGTTTGTGTGCAGGTGTTCCTTGTGTGCATGCATGTGCTGCACTGTCTCGGGTTAACAAGCCACCAGAAGACTTTTGTCACCGCTTGCTAACAATGGAGTCATACAGGGAAACATATAATTATCATATTAATCCAATACCTGGACAACCATTATGGGAGCATGCAGAAGAATGTAACAGGCCACATGCACCAAAAATAAAGAGGAAAGCTGGAAAACTACAGATGAAAAGACGGATGGATGCTGATGAGAAGGGTAGTGGAGGATCTAAAAAGTCTAAAGCTGATCCCAAGCCTCAGAATAACAATGGAGATAATGTTCATCTAAAGAGGCAGTTGGGCCCCTTTACTTGCAGTTTCTGTGGTGATAAAGGACATACAAAGAGAGGTTGTAAGAAGAAGAGAGATTGTGATGCTGCTGCAGCTGCTGCagttgctgctgctgctgctgaggctaataagaagaagaaaaatgaaggaGGTGCCCCTGCATCTGAGCAGCAACTTCAGCAGCCTCAAGATGATGGTAACCAACATGATGGAGAAGATAATCCTGTTGTGCAGTCTACTGAGATTGGCCAAGCCACTTCTGATGCACAACCTGTAGAAATAGATATATCTCAGCCAACTGCTTCTGATGTAGAAGATTCTCAAAAGGTAACTTcctatttacatttcttaattttttgtGATTCAAGTGAATCATCATTTATGTGTAATGTAAATAATTTCTATCTAGGATCATGGAATAAAAAGGCCTTCAAAATTATCACCAAGGAGAAGATCCTCTCCACTAGCAACTTCTGTCCCAGTGAATCCCATGCAGGGTGCTAGTTCAGGAACTGCAACAAGACTTGTCAATTACATGAAGTTCATCCCAACTCCAGGATTTAAGGCTCCAAGAAAGAAGAATTGAAGACTTTAGCTTAATATGTATAGGGCTATCTGTTTTGATGTTAATACTTTTTGCTAGACAAAGACTACACAAGGAAAAAATAATCCTTTATGTTTTGCTGTAAAGTCCTCCCTTTTGAGGCAACTTTGTTTAACATGCTCATGTTAGATGGCTGTCCTTTGTGTTATGTGACTAACTATGTTAAGTTGAACCATTATCTTAATACAATTATCTTTTAAGTTTGAACCATTATCTTAATTCAGTGTTGGCTAGTTTTCAATCACTTATGCTGCCTTCTTTAGCATAATACTGTTTTAATTAATTGAGTTATCCAAGTTTACATTCCATCAACAAACACTATTCAACAGTTTCTAATACCATAAtcatgttattattttttacatattGTTCATTCAATGAATACAGGGTACACACTACCAACTCTTTTAACTTAGGCTTTACAATACAGGATAACAATTAACACAATCAATACAGGCACAACTAATACCAACAATTGGTTAACCAATTTTTGATTCTGGACATCTTCTTCTAATCTCTCAAGCCTCCAATCAAAGTTCATCTTCACTTCATGATTATCTCCATAAGATTCTGGTTTCTCAACTGGTTCATCCTGTGCAGTATCTGCCCACACAAAAAGCCCACACCATCTCTTTCCACTTGTCTGTAATCAAGCAAACATGTAACATGCTCAAACTTCagggaagaagaacaagagaagaACAGTCAGGTAGGAAGGAACAATCATAACAACACAAGTAATACTGATAACTCACATTATAATTGGGACAACCAAAAAATGGTTTATTTGGGTTTGAATCTATCCCAGACCACCTGAGAACTGGCCGGCAGCCGCAACCGCACCATTCCGGCACCCCGGATCTTCGGCTCCTGCTTTGCGTTCTCGTCCGATGGCCACTGCACGGTGAACTAATAGAGCTTCCAACTCTAGTGCTTCCACCACCCATCATGGATATTCACTTCCAGCTCCAGGAACAacatcaacaacaagaatggaaaaagaacgatgaagaaaaagaagaaattaaCTTACTGAACATTTGGGAATTTAGGGTTAAATATAGGGGGAGGGACCACATTGGGTATAAATTGAAACTGTGCCAGCTCAACTAGCCGTTGGCACCATTCAGCGTGGCAAAACGAGGCCACGTCAGCGTCTTGTTGATGACTCATCACCGAAAAACTGTCCAGGGACTATTATGGTGCCCGAAACCGTATTTGGAGAATTATAATGATGCAATTGGAATCTCAGGGCTCACATTGGGTAACGACCCGAATTTCAGGGACTATTATGGGGATTTACTCCAGCAAAATTACTAGAATTCGCGGTTAAACAAAACAAATTTATCAATTGAAAACCACCCCTAGTGTTTTCTCCAAGTGTTTTCTCTGAATCCCTCTTGCACTGCAAGCTCATCCGCCACAGCCTCATTGCACCCTTGTTGATCCTCTATCACCCTTCAATCCTCCCACTGCCATCCGGCCCTAGTTCATCTATGCCTCTCCATTCTCTTGCAGGCGGTGCCTCCTTCCTCTTTGCCCTATTGTGCATTGTGATCTCTTCAGCCCGCTACACCCTCTGCCCTCCTTTCCTCTCTCTTGCCCTTTCTTGCAGACATTGATCCATTGTCATCTTGTGTGCTAAAGATCTCACTTCGCATAATCATGATCTTCTCTATAGTCACAGTCACAATCGCTCTCCACGCAGTTTGCAGCTGCCATCATCCTCTGTGCAGTTCCTACCCGCTCATGGTACTATATCCTTGACTCTGTTTTCTGTTTCTAGAATCTTAGATATAGCATTAACTTGTTATCTTGTgcattttgttatttttgtggaATATGCACACAAACTGTTTGCTAGTTTTCCCTAGTGAAAATAGGAGGAGCTCAACCTTTTATTTCCATGGATTTAATAAGCAGTTGTGTGATTCTTTCTCTTTCAAAATTTTAGTTTGATTGTTCtgttttattttgaaattagtATATATTGAATGGTACTATTGATAGTATGGTTATGAGTTTTTCAAAAGATTGATTATGCTTGATTCATTCACTATTACACTTAATACAATATTTTTTCCTAACTCTGTTAATGTTTAAGTGATGCATTCTAGTGTTACTAGTTACTGCTGTGTTTTTGTAATAGTTTGTTCTTCTTCATAGGTGTTGTAATGGATATAAAGTGAAACCTTGCTGAAATTAGCATGAATAATATTTATTGTACCTTTCCTGTTTATTGAACTATGTCATATAGTTCCTAGttgatattttagaattttcCATCATCTATTATAGTTGTAATTTCATTTATAAGTATTCTAGATTTCTCATCATGTTTTCTGCAACATGTGCCCCATGCAATCTTCTATCCTTGGAATTGTTGTAAGCTCTAGATCAGATGTATAATGTTGTTACTGCATATAATGAAAAATATTAGTATACTAGTACTTTTTTGTGTTTGTATTTCTTGCCTTTCTTGTACTTTGTTCATTAGAGAAAGAAGTCATTTTGGATTCATAAAGGTGAGAACTATTTGTGTACGCAACTAGTGGAATTAACATAATTATGTTTGGTTATCTATCCCTGATTTTATTTGGTTAGTAAATTCAATTCAATAACAACTTTCTTGAATGTTCAATGAGTATTACAGTAAATGAGCTATTGAAGTCTTGAATTTTAGATACAAAGaatctatatattttttttgcgATTTTAATTCATTCTAAGAAGAAAGCTGAATCAAACTAAGAATGAGAGTGTAGGTTTATAGATCCATTGAGAAGAGGAGATTATCCAGTTATCATGAAGTCTTTGGTGGAAAGTAGATTACCAAAATTTTCTTCACATGAATCAAGGCTTGTAAGAGGATCATTTGATTTCATTGGCTTGAATTACTACACTTCCAACAATACTATAACTATGTTGCAAATTGCACACTAGCCAACATTTaaccctttcttttttttcccatGACATTGTAGAATGATCATATGAAATTGTTAAGAGGCTGCAAGAGAGGAAGCATATATGTGGAATGATAGGTCATGGTGTCAACGACGCCCCTGCATTAAGGAGAGCAGAAATTGGAATTGCTGTTGCTGATGCTACAGACGCTGCTAGAAGTGCTTCTGATATTGTCTTTACTAAACCTGGTCTTAGTGTCATTATTAGTGCAGTACTCACCAGCAGGGCAATTTTCCATATGTATCGATTTGTGAATGCGTGATCGAATGCTATCTTCTGAATGGTGGAAGTTTTATGCCTTTTAATCTATATTCCCTTATCTTAGGATGATATGATAATGGTACTAACAGTTTTGTCCAAAATTTGAATACTAAACATCCAATTTCTATGCATAGTTGGTCATTATTGGCTCTTTTCTCTGTCTTTCCTCAAATTCTACCCGGGCTTGTATCTTTGGTGATATTAAAGTGCATGCTGAGATAATTCAGGATGGTGTTATTTGTTGTGAAGCTCCCTCCCACCTTCTTGGAAAGGTTACTCTTTGCGTTACTTTTGGAGATCAGGAGTCCTGCAATGAATTTTGAGAGTTTGAGTTTCACAATAAGACTAATAGTTGCACTCATTGTAACTCAATGGAAACAGAAACTGCTAGAAGCCAAGACAAGCTGTTATTACTTGTTACATTTGCACAAATGCTCCTTTCTGCTCCAACTAAAAAGAATGACAATATGGAACCTGTATATCATCTACCAGTGGAACAGAAAGCAGATGATTATTCATGGAGCCTTGTTATAGAGGCTCTTCTAGTAGGTAGTGGAACTTCATCAGGTACTATTGATTTGCTTCTTGAAGAGCTGCTGAAGGATAGGCTACAGCTGTGGCTTTCTGGCAAATTCTGAGAAATAGATGAAGCAACCGGCTGCCCTTTGTCCAAGAAAGAGCAGGGGATTATACACATGGTTGCTGGATTGGGTTATGAGTGGGCGTTAATCCCTATTCTTAATTGTGGTGTGAATATAAATTTTCGTGACATCAGGGGGTGGACTGCCCTTCATTGGGTTGCACAGTTTGGAAGGTAATAAAACAATCCATAGTGCttgctattattattattattgttattattattactagAGTTTAGATGTTGATTTGGTATGTTAAATTTTTAGATCATCTGTGTTTGACAAAAAATGCTTATAGGCATCTATGGCTTGCTTTGGGAAAGAGAATACAAATATAAGGAGATGTCACATGAAAGGAGAAACATGAATTTCTCTTTTCTATTAAAATGCCATAAATCACTGAATAAATGCCAAATGCAATTGGTTTTTTGGGGTCATGTCTAAAATCAGGTTAAGGTTTACAGAGACAATAGTGTacataaacaaataaaacatATACAATACTGAACtatatcaatataatttttttttgaaaaaaattgaagtgaAAAGACTCGCCCTTTAGCTATCGGGCTGTATGTAATATCTAGTCAGATGGTAAACTGCATGAGCGTAAAATAATCACATGTAATAGGATTGATTCgcattttataaattattaggTGAGCTTCAATCATAGTAAAACCTTATTAGTGAAAGCAAATGCTTGATTGAAGTCAGATATATTGAGTAAACAATGTCACTATGATCTGTTAAACACCAAACTTTGTGGAAAGGATATTCAAAATTAAGgttttgtttgcctttttctACTATTTATTGCAGCTAATGTTCATACTTTCTCAAATACCCTTTGCAGTATGTTCAAATCTAGATTAAACAATGAAAGTCTTGCTATAAAAGCTATGACAAATTATCTGTTCCATTCCAAGTGATCTTTATGTTGTGTTTCTGACACATTTATGATAGGGAAAAAATGGTTACTTCACTTATTGCGCTGGTGCATATGCTGGAGCAGTAACTGATCCAACATCTGCAAACCCAGTTGGGAAAACTGCTACAGCTATTGCTACCAGCAATGGTCATAAGGGACTAGCTGGTTATATTTTAGAAGTAGCTCTGACTAGCCATCTTTCATCTCTCACCTTGAAAGAGTGTGAGATTGATAAAGATACTGCTGAGTTTGAAGTAGAGTTAACCATCAATCATGCCTCAAATGAAAATATTGTATTCACAGCTAATGGGGTTTCACTGGCTGATGTCAAAAATGCTGCTCTGGCTGCTGCTCGGATACAAGCTACATTTGTGCTCATTCTTTCAAAAACGGAGGGAGAGGGAAGCAGCAGCAGTAGGTACGATATCCATGCTGATGGCATTGGTAACATTCTAGAGCTTTCTCCCAGGTTAAGTCATAGCTTTGGGAGGCTTCGTGATTACAATGTGTAAGACACTGAATTTTAGAAAATCTTATTAAGAGTTAATTTCGACTTATTTATTCATTAAGTATTTTAATctcataaattattttattaaagataattaaagaaaaatttgacTAATTGAGTTTAAAGTAATTTAAAGTTTTATCTGATTTTataattatcaaattattttctatatttaaattataaagtttatcaaatgtaaaataataagaattttatatgatttggtttaaataatagatattttggaatttaatactaatatttttataaataaagaaaattaattatattaccttataatttcaattagagtatttaatttcaaatcaattagtattttgatacaataaataatattttagagtaaTTGTAGAGATTTAATTATATTTCAATTAACCCAAAATCCCCAATTTCATACACAAAGCCCTAATTCCCAAATGAAAACCCTAAATCCCCAAAACACAACCCTAATTTTCCTAAACCTAGTCGCCATTCCCCCTCTTTCCCTTCTTCTTCAGCCACTGATGATCGGatttttgtgtggtctagaatttcacaataaaTTTTCATTGCTagtatagtttctaaatcaacaaagaatcctttcatacaaaaatttggttgtcacaagtaacaaatccctaaaaataataaccgaagtattcaaacctcggatCGTTCTctctaggaattacaataaagtgttcttACTATTGGTTATGAAGTATGTTTGAGATTTTgagataagaaacaagaaaagtaaattacaaaggaaataaactagcaagtaagaaagctcttggcaaggtatgagaactaggagttctatcctagttatccttatcaattgtgatgagaattgttcattgctcctaCTTTATTAACCTCTAACCTTGGAGGAGAGTCACGTGGATGAATTAACTtgattccacaagtcctagccaactcctaaggaaagattTGGTTTGGTGgcattcaagtcaattagcaatctttaattattaatcaacaagagagtttgataactcaagtgtcactaattactctacctaggccaagaggaacaaaatctaactcATAACTAGAAGAAGCAattcaacaaacacatagaaggcaataaaagtaaacatcacaaattgcaagaattaaaggaaaagGAGATCTACAAAAGAGTGCATCAAGAACAAAGTAAAGAATTACAAGAAGTAAATCACTAATCTCGAGAGAGGGAGAGTAGAAGAATAAGAATTGATAAAGGAAAAGtgaatcaaagcatgaattaaacctagatctaagaaatcCTAATTTAGatctaaacctaatcctaattctagagagaagagaaagcttctctctctagaaactaactctataactaaactaaaactaaactatgactaattacctcatccctcttcaattcttgggttaaatagcatcaaaaatgagttgtattgggcccaaaatgcttCAGAAATCGTTGGCCACGAGTTGCCTTTAGTGAGTCACGTGCGAGCATCGATGCGTACACAtacatcacgcgtacgcatccctAAATGGCAGACAATTATGGaaaattttatatcatattgaagccccgaatgttagctttccaacgcaactagaaccgcctcatttggacatctgtagctcaagttatgatcaattaAGTGTGAAGAGGTCGAGATTGACAactttgcgattccttcatttcttcatgagttctccatttctacatgctttttcttcatttcctCAATCCAGTCTAtgcctcctaaacctgaaatcacttaacaaacatatcaaggcatctaatagagtcaaggtgaattaaatttagctattttaagacctaaaaagcatgttttcactcttaagcacaattaaagaagaatttacaaaaccatgctattctAGTGAATAAATGGGAGAAAAGTTGACAAAaccctctaaattcaacacaagataaaccctataAATAgagtttatcaacctccccacacttaaaccatagcatgtcctcatgctaaaccaagaatgaaacaaggggtatgacatttattcaatgcaacttatctatatgcatcctatctaaatgaatgcaactaaatgcaaaatgattctacctacttggttaaaagtaaatcaatcttcaagacatacatgcacaagtagggccaagatcatataacgattcatgaatcctaccaattcaaatatcaaaatgaagttcaaatagacttgcaagaagaatgCTCATAAAAGctgggaatcaaggaattgagcatcgaaccctcatcagaagtgtttgcactctagtcgctcaagtgtatagggttgattctctcaattctcccctaatcatgttttccaagatttatttttcatctaacaatcaacaattattcaatgcatgcatacatttatCATGAGGTCGTTTCATAgtttgtaatggggttagggtcaaggtaggattgtatatgattaagtggactagaatttgaatctttgatcaactaaaacttcccacctaacctatggcaacctatacaatttaagtgctaacctaactacccattcttcactttttcacgtactcatgcattttcttttaattaccACATATACGCATTGATCTTTACTAatctttactttggggcattttgtcccctttttatttctttctttttttccttctttttctattttttcttttcttctttttttttcttttccactttttcttttatttttctcatttttttctttcaaactatatacaagatcatcaatgcataaggtttaacatttgattaatacatgagtatgtacccaatttcgaatatttacaacaaaaaacaaaaacacacccttttcctcaaccaatgtcccTATTGTCCCCACACTTGAATAATACTTACACTCACTAGCcaaagctaatcaaagatccaaattaaggacatttatttttttttgctttaaggcttataatgtgctaaattaaagaacaaagtgggttaatcgtagactcaaagttggctaacaaaggttgataaaaggtaaggctatttgggtaagtgagctaatgaaatgatgacctcaatcatataaatgcatgaatacacaaaataatggacataaagaatcaaaaaaatcaaagatcataatcatagaaagagatCAATGGCACACAAGAAGggaataagtggttataagatgtaaccacgcaattaggctcaaatctcacaagcttgtattcttagctcaaaaaccatgttccaaaataaattttttcaagcaagttcaacaaattttttttttcaaattggtagggtgccctaaaacagtttcttggaaaagaaatcatcaccctgACCAAGTAGTCCTGATaagaaagaagtggtaaaaatatgtacaaattataactaacatgcaacctatcatgcaatgcaaaaattagctaacattggtgttgaaaaagtAAATTGTTACCCACTGAAGTCGGtcagacgacctccccacacttaaagattgcaccgtcctcggtgcatgcaaagaagagcaaggtggatgggttgAAACAACTGATGAGCTTCTTCAAAAGGTTGTGTGGATGACTTGTTTATTGTCCCATTTagaaactttttctttttcctcttttggtggccaaccaaaaaggagagaaaaaaaaaaaagaaaattaagcctaccacaaagatatcaaagcaattagaacataggcggggctATTGCCAAATAAAAGTAGGGTtctcactacatgttagctacacatgtaagtgagaaaacaatatagGCA
This window contains:
- the LOC130975141 gene encoding uncharacterized protein LOC130975141 encodes the protein MGGGSTRVGSSISSPCSGHRTRTQSRSRRSGVPEWCGCGCRPVLRWSGIDSNPNKPFFGCPNYNTSGKRWCGLFVWADTAQDEPVEKPESYGDNHEVKMNFDWRLERLEEDVQNQKLVNQLLVLVVPVLIVLIVILYCKA